A part of Variovorax sp. HW608 genomic DNA contains:
- a CDS encoding LysR family transcriptional regulator produces MDIKTLYTLIAIADRGSFAEAGNNIGLSLSAVSMQMRALEEELEMTIFDRSRRPPVLTDAGLALVHRARDLISHWESMSASLKKGTSVGLLKLGSVHTVASGVLPLALHHLQRQGHGLEVHVTTGLTHDLERAVYHRQLDVALVTEPELPRSGLDFLPFVEEALVVIAHKSVKGSSDQEVLESTPYVRFNRSARVGNIVQEEIMRRQITVRSTMEIDNLEGVIAMVANGLGASVVPARGVRNEFPPTVRVIPFGNPTVTRRLGMLVPKENPRSHLCQLLLEALQAVTTGPDELVRRVGSALATL; encoded by the coding sequence ATGGACATCAAGACGCTGTACACCTTGATTGCGATCGCGGATCGAGGGAGCTTCGCGGAAGCGGGGAACAATATTGGCCTCTCGCTGTCCGCGGTAAGCATGCAGATGCGCGCCCTCGAGGAAGAACTCGAGATGACCATCTTCGACCGTAGCCGTCGACCACCAGTCCTGACCGATGCAGGTCTCGCGCTGGTCCACCGCGCACGCGACCTGATCTCTCATTGGGAGAGCATGAGCGCATCGCTCAAGAAGGGCACGTCCGTCGGGCTGCTGAAACTCGGGAGCGTTCACACCGTGGCCTCCGGGGTATTGCCGTTGGCGCTGCACCACCTGCAGCGACAGGGCCATGGGCTTGAAGTGCACGTGACGACTGGCCTGACGCACGACCTGGAGAGGGCTGTCTACCACCGTCAGCTTGATGTGGCCTTGGTGACCGAACCGGAGCTTCCAAGAAGTGGCCTCGACTTTCTCCCCTTTGTCGAAGAGGCGCTCGTTGTCATCGCCCACAAGTCCGTCAAAGGGTCTAGCGACCAGGAGGTGCTGGAGAGCACACCGTACGTCCGGTTCAATCGATCGGCCCGCGTGGGCAATATTGTCCAAGAGGAGATCATGCGCCGACAGATCACGGTTCGCTCGACCATGGAGATTGACAACCTCGAAGGTGTTATCGCCATGGTCGCAAATGGCCTCGGCGCATCCGTCGTTCCAGCCCGTGGGGTGAGGAACGAATTCCCGCCCACAGTTCGGGTGATTCCCTTTGGAAATCCGACGGTGACTCGTCGATTGGGAATGCTGGTTCCGAAGGAGAATCCGAGATCACATCTGTGCCAGCTACTTCTGGAAGCGCTGCAGGCCGTCACCACCGGTCCTGACGAGTTGGTGCGAAGGGTCGGCTCCGCCTTGGCCACCCTCTAA
- a CDS encoding amidohydrolase family protein: MIIDFRLRPPVGGFLNTLMYSAGERRDGFTRTVGFEPSQAAQKQSMELLLKEMDEARIDRGVVVGRLAGVLGSVSNDDVRRLVTDHPERFIGAASIDPTNRRQACQTINQAAKDGFKLINIEPGSYPVPMYADDRRLYPVYGHCEDIGVPVIMMVGGTAGPDLSYSDPIRTDRVLTDFPHLNVVVAHGGWPWVNEILHLGFRRPNLWLSPDMYFSRMPGWEEYVKAADSFLSDRMLYASSFPFCPVLGYKEWFETLPIKEENLRKVMGGNARRLLGI; this comes from the coding sequence ATGATCATCGACTTCCGTCTGCGCCCGCCGGTTGGCGGCTTCCTCAACACGCTCATGTACTCGGCAGGCGAACGCCGCGACGGGTTCACGCGCACCGTGGGATTCGAGCCATCCCAGGCTGCTCAGAAGCAGTCCATGGAGCTGCTGCTCAAGGAGATGGACGAAGCCAGGATCGACCGCGGCGTCGTGGTCGGCCGTCTCGCCGGCGTGCTCGGCAGCGTGTCAAACGACGATGTCAGGCGCCTCGTCACGGACCATCCTGAGCGGTTCATCGGTGCGGCATCCATCGACCCGACGAATCGCCGCCAAGCCTGCCAGACCATCAACCAGGCAGCGAAAGATGGCTTCAAGCTGATCAACATCGAGCCGGGCTCATACCCGGTTCCGATGTACGCCGATGACCGTCGGCTTTACCCCGTCTATGGCCACTGCGAGGACATCGGTGTTCCCGTCATCATGATGGTGGGGGGTACTGCGGGCCCGGACCTCAGCTACTCCGACCCGATCCGAACGGACCGCGTTCTCACCGACTTCCCCCATCTGAACGTCGTCGTCGCGCACGGCGGGTGGCCCTGGGTCAACGAGATCCTGCACCTGGGCTTCCGTCGACCCAATCTCTGGCTCTCCCCCGACATGTACTTCTCGCGCATGCCCGGCTGGGAAGAGTACGTCAAGGCAGCCGACAGCTTCCTGTCCGATCGCATGCTGTACGCCAGTTCCTTCCCCTTTTGCCCTGTCCTTGGCTACAAGGAGTGGTTCGAGACGCTCCCCATCAAGGAGGAAAATCTGCGCAAGGTCATGGGTGGCAATGCGCGCCGCCTGCTGGGCATTTAG
- a CDS encoding sulfite exporter TauE/SafE family protein, whose translation MSPSPELLAISAPIIFVAYAVFGMTGFGAAMVAMPMLVQVVPLQVAVPLVVLFDLVTTALVGGKNWSSVAKLELKCLLPSMLIGIAIGVVLLHNVGPRWPLVGFGVFVLGVSVRNLVVDNSTKNVQIPKSWSLPFGMAGGVFSALFGTGGPIYTIYLSRRLSDVNRFRATIAVVILLSGISRAVAFGAAGLYGKDSILELAIVLLPMSLLGLFVGSRARTRFSAIFLKRLVLLLLSVAGLGAIYRGLVATI comes from the coding sequence ATGTCACCCTCACCTGAACTTCTCGCCATCTCGGCGCCCATCATATTCGTCGCGTACGCCGTGTTTGGCATGACGGGGTTCGGTGCGGCGATGGTGGCTATGCCGATGCTGGTACAGGTCGTCCCCCTCCAGGTCGCGGTGCCGCTCGTAGTCCTCTTCGACCTTGTTACCACAGCATTGGTTGGCGGAAAGAACTGGAGTAGCGTCGCCAAACTCGAGCTGAAGTGCCTTCTTCCTTCCATGCTCATCGGCATCGCAATAGGGGTGGTCCTGCTTCACAACGTAGGGCCGAGGTGGCCCTTGGTTGGATTTGGCGTCTTCGTGCTAGGCGTTAGCGTCCGCAACTTGGTAGTCGACAACTCGACGAAAAATGTCCAGATTCCCAAGTCGTGGTCGTTGCCCTTCGGGATGGCCGGCGGCGTCTTCAGCGCGCTTTTTGGCACTGGTGGCCCGATCTACACCATCTATCTATCCAGGCGGTTGTCCGACGTGAATCGCTTTCGAGCGACGATCGCGGTCGTAATCCTTCTGAGTGGAATCAGCCGGGCTGTAGCGTTCGGAGCCGCAGGCCTCTACGGCAAGGATTCGATCCTCGAATTGGCCATCGTCCTCCTCCCAATGTCCCTGCTTGGCCTTTTCGTCGGTTCGCGGGCCAGGACCAGATTTTCGGCCATCTTCTTGAAGCGCCTGGTCTTGCTGCTCTTGTCTGTCGCCGGCCTCGGTGCCATCTATCGTGGACTGGTTGCCACAATATGA
- a CDS encoding Ig-like domain-containing protein produces MRHAAGGQVFAANQSDLRIKPQPIRATGSSPIEVLDHAFTGHDAAFMTTAYRVPDNDCQCVAPGTVAAKTRPISTLAVRSFITSVANGGTLPAGRSVELKGIAFDAGAGIRKVEVSVDGGLQWREAVLGKDLGRFSFREWKAMVTFARKGKAVLMVRATNRNGEGQPAIADWNPAGYRRHVIESTTVMIG; encoded by the coding sequence ATGCGCCACGCCGCCGGTGGACAAGTCTTCGCAGCCAATCAATCCGACTTGAGAATCAAGCCCCAACCCATCCGCGCAACAGGGTCAAGTCCAATTGAAGTTCTTGACCATGCATTCACTGGTCACGATGCTGCCTTCATGACAACGGCCTATCGCGTGCCGGACAACGACTGCCAATGCGTCGCCCCGGGCACAGTGGCAGCGAAGACGCGACCTATTTCGACGTTGGCCGTACGCAGCTTCATTACCAGCGTGGCCAACGGCGGCACGCTTCCGGCTGGACGGTCTGTGGAGCTGAAAGGCATCGCCTTTGATGCCGGTGCCGGTATCAGGAAGGTGGAGGTATCAGTCGATGGGGGCCTTCAATGGCGCGAGGCCGTCCTCGGGAAAGACCTCGGGCGCTTCTCGTTTCGCGAATGGAAGGCAATGGTGACATTCGCACGCAAGGGGAAGGCGGTACTGATGGTGCGCGCCACGAACCGGAATGGCGAGGGGCAACCGGCAATCGCTGACTGGAATCCGGCCGGCTATAGGCGGCATGTGATCGAGTCCACGACCGTGATGATTGGCTGA
- a CDS encoding fumarate hydratase gives MKIPIQKVEEAALEIMRRAAIEIPPDYKKGIQELQKKETGKLPRFVIHAMVDNWEAADQDRRPMCADTGLPRYYVKVGNNASIESGFVAVERALRHATAEGTVTIPLRPNRVHPLWRTDHNNNVGLNAPEVEWSFEPDADWIDITTVHKGGLFGTDYRMLFPGDGIDGIKRFVLDTLIAFGKRGLACQPAIVGIGLGGSKDTCMQLGKQAACLRTVGDRNPDPKVAELELELMKLGNSIGMGAMGFVGSGMVVDCHIECGYTHTGGMPISIHTFCLSSRRATARIHASGEIEYRTDPEWFTPYHRRETVEW, from the coding sequence ATGAAGATTCCAATCCAGAAAGTTGAAGAAGCCGCGTTGGAGATCATGCGGCGCGCTGCAATCGAGATTCCTCCTGACTACAAAAAGGGAATTCAGGAACTGCAGAAGAAGGAGACCGGCAAGCTGCCACGGTTCGTCATCCACGCAATGGTCGACAACTGGGAAGCGGCAGACCAGGACCGGCGGCCCATGTGCGCGGATACGGGCTTGCCGCGCTACTACGTCAAGGTCGGCAACAACGCGTCCATCGAATCGGGATTCGTCGCGGTGGAGCGAGCGCTTCGGCACGCGACGGCTGAAGGAACGGTCACCATTCCCCTCCGACCCAATCGCGTGCATCCGCTGTGGCGCACGGATCACAACAACAACGTCGGCCTCAATGCGCCGGAAGTCGAGTGGTCTTTTGAGCCGGATGCTGACTGGATCGACATCACCACTGTCCACAAGGGCGGTCTCTTCGGGACGGACTACCGCATGCTGTTCCCTGGGGATGGCATCGACGGTATCAAGCGTTTCGTCCTGGACACGCTGATCGCCTTCGGTAAGCGTGGCTTGGCCTGCCAACCCGCGATCGTCGGGATCGGGTTGGGCGGGTCCAAGGACACCTGCATGCAGTTGGGCAAGCAGGCGGCCTGCCTGCGCACTGTCGGGGACCGAAATCCCGACCCGAAGGTCGCCGAGCTCGAGCTCGAGTTGATGAAGCTCGGAAACTCTATCGGCATGGGCGCGATGGGCTTTGTCGGATCCGGCATGGTCGTGGACTGCCACATCGAGTGCGGCTACACGCACACCGGCGGCATGCCCATCAGCATCCACACCTTCTGTCTTTCATCGCGGCGCGCTACTGCACGCATCCATGCCAGCGGCGAGATCGAGTACCGAACCGATCCCGAATGGTTCACCCCCTATCACCGTCGGGAGACAGTCGAATGGTAG
- the sorB gene encoding SorB family sulfite dehydrogenase c-type cytochrome subunit, which translates to MNQSRASSFAFALAALAAMAAAAVSAAPAKPIQLPAETVKLKPSSLPGYVVAQQKCAMCHSADYIAYQPPGMTVAQWTAEMTKMQHLYGAPISDVEVKVLGVYLAATYGDANSVTAADRALTAEASAPMPDRPASTAAIDVQALLNANACLGCHAVAQKIVGPAYHDVANKYKADPAGLSKIAASIKGGSSGKWGTAPMPPFAQLTDTQIKELAAFVMKQ; encoded by the coding sequence ATGAATCAAAGTCGCGCATCCTCGTTCGCATTCGCGCTCGCCGCATTGGCGGCAATGGCCGCCGCGGCAGTGTCAGCGGCGCCGGCCAAGCCAATTCAACTCCCCGCCGAGACCGTGAAGTTGAAGCCATCGAGCCTCCCCGGCTACGTTGTCGCGCAGCAAAAGTGCGCGATGTGCCACTCGGCCGACTACATCGCCTATCAGCCACCGGGCATGACTGTCGCTCAGTGGACGGCCGAGATGACCAAGATGCAACACTTGTACGGCGCTCCGATCAGCGACGTGGAAGTGAAAGTCCTGGGCGTCTACCTCGCCGCGACCTACGGTGACGCCAATAGCGTGACCGCCGCCGACCGCGCACTCACTGCGGAAGCCTCGGCGCCGATGCCTGATCGGCCAGCGTCGACCGCTGCGATCGACGTACAAGCACTACTCAACGCGAATGCATGTCTCGGATGCCACGCCGTGGCACAGAAGATCGTCGGACCGGCGTATCACGACGTCGCGAACAAGTACAAGGCCGACCCGGCAGGATTGTCGAAGATTGCGGCCAGCATCAAAGGCGGCAGCTCTGGCAAATGGGGCACGGCGCCAATGCCGCCCTTCGCGCAACTAACGGATACGCAAATCAAGGAACTTGCCGCATTCGTCATGAAGCAATGA
- a CDS encoding succinate dehydrogenase/fumarate reductase iron-sulfur subunit has protein sequence MDTDNPTKQRQLTVRISRGADDGSFSTYSVPWRENQTVLDVVTEVQRTQEPKLSYRFACRVGVCGSCAMTVNGKPRWTCRTHVSGVEEDGVIVIEPLRNMPRIKDLVVDMREFFQKWRKAGNTFVGTATRSDPPATVSPQSKKRKLADAAIECINCGVCYAACDVVSWDKEYLGPAALNRAWTLYNDERHADPKDVLHKATSGSGCNSCHTQGSCMKHCPVSLSPTGSIAGLKRSALLSFLKRD, from the coding sequence ATGGATACCGATAACCCCACGAAGCAGAGACAACTCACAGTTCGAATCTCGCGAGGAGCCGATGACGGTTCCTTCTCAACCTACTCCGTTCCCTGGCGCGAAAACCAGACCGTCCTGGACGTCGTCACAGAAGTCCAGCGCACCCAAGAACCGAAACTCTCGTATCGATTTGCATGCCGCGTTGGCGTATGCGGCTCCTGCGCAATGACGGTCAACGGCAAGCCCCGTTGGACCTGTCGGACCCACGTGAGCGGCGTAGAAGAGGACGGAGTCATCGTCATCGAGCCGCTTCGCAACATGCCGCGAATCAAGGACCTCGTGGTCGACATGCGCGAGTTCTTCCAGAAGTGGAGAAAAGCCGGCAACACCTTCGTTGGCACGGCAACCCGAAGCGACCCGCCGGCGACGGTGTCGCCGCAGAGCAAGAAGCGCAAGCTGGCAGATGCAGCAATCGAGTGCATCAACTGCGGCGTTTGCTACGCGGCTTGCGACGTCGTGTCCTGGGACAAGGAGTACCTCGGGCCGGCAGCGCTCAATCGGGCATGGACCCTCTACAACGACGAACGGCACGCTGACCCGAAGGATGTTCTGCACAAAGCGACCTCGGGAAGCGGCTGCAACTCATGTCATACGCAAGGCAGTTGCATGAAGCACTGCCCGGTCAGTCTGAGCCCAACCGGGAGCATCGCGGGGTTGAAGCGAAGTGCGCTCCTCAGCTTCCTCAAGCGAGACTGA
- a CDS encoding succinate dehydrogenase — translation MKTARSHQAYWAFLGHRLSGLALALFLPAHFCVLGMALDAARLDRFLKLAEMPAMKFGEWGLVSLLSLHMFFGLRLLALELLPWSSTRDARLAWIGWGFAASMAFGFVFIAGVI, via the coding sequence ATGAAAACCGCTCGCAGCCACCAAGCGTACTGGGCGTTCCTGGGTCACCGCCTCTCGGGCCTGGCACTTGCACTCTTCTTGCCCGCCCACTTCTGCGTGCTCGGCATGGCCCTCGATGCAGCCAGGCTCGACCGCTTCCTGAAGCTTGCAGAGATGCCTGCGATGAAGTTCGGCGAATGGGGTCTTGTCTCGCTGCTGAGCCTGCACATGTTCTTCGGACTGCGTCTGCTCGCACTTGAACTGCTTCCCTGGAGCTCTACCCGCGACGCTCGCCTAGCCTGGATCGGCTGGGGATTCGCGGCATCGATGGCGTTTGGCTTTGTGTTCATCGCGGGGGTGATCTGA
- a CDS encoding LysR substrate-binding domain-containing protein has translation MNDISASIGSRRLRVTLRQLEVFVAVAKERSTRAAADTVARSQSAASSALAELEATIGRSLFDRMGRRLILNEHGLRLLPVACSLLEQAAELECMLDDHSDAPLSIAASMTIGEHILPDLLGRWHAKRPGSPVKMLVMNTSGVLDAITNLEADIGFVEGLQTRNGITAQTWLTDEMVVVARTGHPLATQQASIEQLKRASWALREVGSGTREAAERWLIERLGSISIDFELGTPQAIATLVASCDTLACLPRHAVARLAKAGELTVLNTALPRSQRRLSIVTHAAKRMGPTSEAFVEHCMSVCRTH, from the coding sequence ATGAACGACATCTCCGCCAGCATCGGGTCGAGGCGCCTGCGCGTCACACTTCGCCAGCTCGAGGTCTTCGTCGCCGTTGCCAAGGAACGCTCCACGCGTGCCGCCGCAGACACGGTGGCACGCTCACAGTCGGCGGCGAGCAGTGCACTGGCAGAACTCGAAGCAACGATCGGTCGCTCCCTGTTCGACAGGATGGGGCGCCGTCTAATCCTCAACGAGCACGGTCTGAGGCTGCTGCCGGTGGCTTGCTCCTTGTTGGAGCAGGCGGCTGAGCTGGAATGCATGCTCGACGACCATTCCGACGCGCCGCTTTCCATCGCCGCCAGCATGACCATCGGGGAGCACATCCTGCCCGATTTGTTGGGTCGGTGGCACGCCAAGCGCCCAGGTAGCCCGGTCAAGATGCTCGTGATGAACACGAGCGGAGTCCTGGACGCGATCACGAACCTGGAGGCCGACATTGGCTTTGTCGAAGGCCTGCAAACCCGCAACGGCATCACGGCGCAAACCTGGCTTACCGACGAGATGGTTGTGGTCGCACGCACAGGTCATCCCCTGGCAACACAGCAGGCCTCGATCGAACAACTCAAACGCGCAAGTTGGGCGCTGCGCGAGGTAGGTTCCGGCACCCGCGAGGCGGCAGAGCGATGGCTCATCGAGCGTCTGGGATCGATCTCCATCGACTTTGAACTCGGCACGCCGCAGGCGATCGCGACACTGGTCGCGTCCTGCGACACGCTCGCGTGCCTGCCCCGTCATGCCGTAGCTCGCCTGGCCAAAGCCGGGGAACTGACCGTGCTGAATACCGCGCTGCCACGTTCCCAGCGGAGGCTGTCCATCGTCACACACGCCGCCAAGCGAATGGGCCCCACGTCCGAAGCCTTTGTCGAGCACTGCATGTCGGTCTGCCGCACCCACTGA
- a CDS encoding L-aspartate oxidase → MNFDTYKTDILVLGTGGAGLFAALHAKKANPSLRVTVTVKGLLGKCGCTRMVQGGYNVALSSGDSVERHFMDTIEGGKWLPRQDLAWRLVEGAIERVRELENEIGCFFDRNPDGSLHSKAFAGQSFDRTVHKADLTGIEIINRLMEQVRALDVEELEEHRAIELIPAADGSGIAGVLFIDMRAGTYRLVQAKAVLLATGAGPTMYRYHTPSGDKTCDGLAMALRYGLKLRDMEMVQFHPTGLLGGPDTRMTGTVLEEGLRGAGGYLLNGNGDRFMTNYDKRGERATRDVVSRGIYAEMRAKRTGPMGGVYIQMSHLGPEKVAKTFPGMVNRCKDCGFDLAGGKVEVVPTAHYLMGGVEFNVDGSTASPGLFAAGEDCGGLHGANRLGGNGVANSTVFGGIAGDSMAAYVAKSGKWRDPDKRVIASGIERAEYPFSKPAGRIHELRDALAQTMWDDVGVLRTREAMERGLQSVATHRSALSGMGVADGDRRYNVTWHDWLNLQSLVDISKVITISALARENSRGAHFREDFPEPGDLHTSCYTRVSAQNDDVQLEMVPVSFDIVKPGESLITGEAGTPQT, encoded by the coding sequence ATGAACTTCGACACTTACAAGACCGACATCCTGGTGTTGGGAACCGGCGGCGCCGGCCTGTTCGCAGCGCTGCATGCCAAGAAGGCAAATCCGTCCCTGCGCGTGACGGTCACGGTCAAAGGACTGCTGGGCAAATGCGGCTGCACTCGCATGGTTCAGGGTGGCTACAACGTCGCACTGTCGTCTGGGGATTCAGTCGAGCGGCACTTCATGGACACGATCGAGGGCGGCAAGTGGCTGCCGCGCCAGGACCTCGCTTGGCGCCTCGTGGAAGGAGCCATCGAGCGCGTACGCGAACTTGAAAACGAGATCGGCTGCTTTTTCGACCGCAATCCCGACGGATCGCTCCACTCGAAAGCCTTTGCCGGCCAGAGCTTCGACCGAACCGTTCACAAGGCCGACCTGACCGGTATCGAGATCATCAATCGCCTGATGGAGCAGGTGCGGGCACTGGACGTTGAGGAGCTTGAGGAGCATCGCGCCATCGAACTCATCCCGGCTGCCGACGGCTCGGGGATCGCCGGTGTCCTGTTCATCGACATGCGGGCCGGGACCTATCGATTGGTGCAGGCAAAAGCGGTGCTCCTTGCCACGGGCGCTGGCCCCACGATGTACCGCTATCACACCCCATCCGGCGACAAGACCTGCGACGGCCTTGCGATGGCGTTGCGCTACGGCCTGAAGCTGCGCGACATGGAAATGGTGCAGTTCCATCCGACGGGACTTCTCGGGGGACCGGATACACGCATGACAGGCACCGTCCTCGAGGAGGGACTGCGCGGCGCAGGTGGCTATCTGCTCAACGGCAATGGCGACCGCTTCATGACCAACTATGACAAGCGCGGCGAGCGAGCGACCCGCGACGTTGTCAGCCGGGGCATCTATGCCGAGATGCGCGCCAAGCGCACGGGGCCGATGGGTGGCGTGTACATCCAAATGAGCCATCTGGGGCCTGAGAAGGTTGCCAAGACATTTCCGGGGATGGTCAATCGCTGCAAGGACTGCGGCTTTGACCTGGCCGGCGGCAAGGTCGAGGTGGTGCCGACCGCGCACTACCTGATGGGCGGCGTGGAATTCAACGTCGATGGCTCAACCGCATCCCCCGGGCTGTTCGCCGCCGGGGAAGATTGCGGCGGCCTGCACGGGGCCAATCGCCTGGGCGGCAATGGCGTCGCGAACTCGACCGTGTTTGGCGGCATCGCAGGTGACTCGATGGCCGCCTACGTCGCAAAGAGCGGCAAGTGGCGCGACCCGGACAAGCGAGTGATCGCAAGTGGCATTGAGCGTGCCGAGTACCCCTTCTCGAAGCCCGCGGGTCGTATCCATGAGCTGCGGGACGCGTTGGCTCAAACGATGTGGGACGACGTTGGCGTGTTGCGCACGCGGGAAGCGATGGAGCGTGGACTGCAGTCGGTCGCCACTCACCGCTCCGCGCTATCAGGGATGGGCGTCGCGGATGGTGACCGTCGATACAACGTGACCTGGCACGACTGGTTGAACCTCCAAAGCCTCGTCGACATTTCCAAGGTCATCACCATCTCCGCACTTGCGCGCGAGAACAGTCGCGGCGCCCATTTCCGCGAGGACTTTCCCGAGCCCGGCGACCTGCACACCAGCTGCTACACGCGTGTGAGCGCCCAGAACGACGACGTGCAGCTCGAGATGGTTCCCGTTTCCTTTGACATCGTGAAGCCCGGTGAGTCGCTCATCACCGGCGAAGCAGGCACACCCCAAACCTGA
- a CDS encoding fumarate hydratase C-terminal domain-containing protein translates to MVDSNDDIKVFHLDLPAKREDIAKLELGSAVYLNGVVYTAREGIYKKVLDEGLELPVDLKSISNVNFHCSPAAAPDGHGGYNVGAVTATASFRFSKWIPRWLEQTGCSILIGKGGMPADDYKKVLAPGGAIYLTTVGYGTGALLGRGIKRVREVHWLDELGIAQAMWLFEVENFGPFIVESDLEGNSLFAQHAETINAGIEALYAGLKPPALHRYGETDNRKDEVM, encoded by the coding sequence ATGGTAGACAGCAACGACGACATCAAGGTCTTCCACCTCGACCTGCCGGCGAAGCGGGAAGACATCGCGAAGCTTGAACTGGGCTCTGCGGTCTATCTGAATGGCGTGGTCTACACCGCGCGCGAAGGCATCTACAAGAAGGTCCTGGACGAGGGCTTGGAGCTGCCGGTCGATTTAAAGTCGATCAGCAACGTCAATTTTCACTGCTCACCGGCCGCAGCTCCAGACGGGCATGGGGGTTACAACGTCGGCGCCGTGACTGCAACGGCATCTTTCCGATTCTCGAAATGGATCCCTCGCTGGCTCGAGCAGACGGGATGCAGCATTCTGATCGGTAAGGGAGGCATGCCTGCAGATGACTACAAGAAGGTCCTCGCGCCCGGCGGAGCCATCTATCTGACGACAGTCGGTTATGGCACCGGCGCTTTGCTCGGCCGCGGTATCAAGCGCGTCCGCGAGGTCCACTGGCTGGATGAGCTGGGCATCGCCCAAGCCATGTGGCTGTTCGAAGTGGAGAACTTCGGTCCCTTCATTGTGGAAAGCGACCTGGAGGGGAACTCGCTGTTCGCGCAGCACGCCGAGACGATCAATGCGGGGATCGAGGCTCTGTACGCCGGTCTGAAGCCGCCAGCTCTCCATCGCTACGGCGAAACGGACAACCGTAAGGACGAGGTGATGTAG
- a CDS encoding succinate dehydrogenase, with translation MEARLFALQRLTAMVIAPFVFTHVGLIIYAVHSGLTASALLSRTQGSWVWIAFYGLFAISVAVHVPIGIRNILIEWLRLGRSAASAVSLAFGIGLLYLGLRAVAAVGGLIQ, from the coding sequence ATGGAAGCGCGTCTCTTCGCCCTTCAGCGCCTCACGGCGATGGTCATTGCGCCATTCGTCTTCACGCATGTGGGGCTCATCATCTACGCCGTTCACAGCGGATTGACCGCCAGCGCGCTCCTCTCTCGCACGCAAGGCAGTTGGGTGTGGATCGCGTTCTACGGCCTCTTTGCAATCAGCGTGGCCGTTCACGTTCCAATTGGCATCCGCAACATCCTGATCGAATGGCTGCGCCTTGGACGAAGCGCAGCGTCCGCAGTGAGCCTCGCGTTTGGCATCGGGTTGCTCTACCTGGGCCTTCGCGCCGTCGCGGCGGTGGGAGGACTGATTCAATGA
- a CDS encoding Bug family tripartite tricarboxylate transporter substrate binding protein, which yields MRISLRSKPTRRRALHLACALLGGPLFAGTALADWPADKTIRMVVPFAAGGATDSLGRALAFELTKSLKQNVIVDNRPGAGGNLGAQQVAMSPPDGYTLLLASGSMFTVNQFIYAKPGYTLNNFALISKVASGPMVVTVNSDLPVKNTKELIAYIKERPAKVSFASAGVGSQTHMAGESLADAAGLELLHVPYKGEGPAYADLMGGTVQLAVANINAMSPLLKGGRLRALSVTGKERSPLLPNVPTTAEDGVPGFEYMAWFALVAPAGTPKPAIDRLIAEVKAAVNEPGMKRYLADQGMSAAVVPPEPLKVEIASEASKWKLLVEKKKLSAN from the coding sequence ATGAGAATCTCGCTCAGATCAAAGCCAACACGTCGCCGGGCTCTGCATCTCGCATGCGCACTGCTTGGCGGCCCGCTATTTGCCGGGACCGCTTTGGCCGACTGGCCGGCGGACAAGACGATTCGGATGGTGGTTCCCTTTGCGGCGGGCGGCGCCACTGATTCACTCGGGCGTGCGCTTGCCTTCGAGCTGACCAAGAGCTTGAAGCAAAACGTGATCGTAGACAACAGGCCTGGCGCAGGCGGCAATCTCGGCGCCCAACAGGTTGCCATGTCGCCACCCGATGGCTACACGCTGCTGCTCGCGTCGGGAAGCATGTTCACGGTCAATCAGTTCATCTATGCCAAGCCGGGCTACACCTTGAACAACTTCGCTCTCATCAGCAAGGTGGCCAGCGGACCGATGGTGGTGACGGTGAACTCTGACCTCCCGGTGAAGAACACAAAAGAGCTTATCGCCTACATCAAGGAACGCCCGGCAAAGGTCAGCTTCGCTTCCGCCGGGGTAGGCAGCCAGACGCACATGGCAGGCGAATCTTTGGCAGACGCCGCAGGCCTGGAATTGCTGCACGTGCCTTACAAGGGCGAAGGGCCCGCCTATGCGGATCTGATGGGCGGCACGGTTCAGTTGGCTGTCGCCAACATCAATGCCATGTCGCCGCTTCTCAAGGGTGGCCGCCTTCGCGCGCTTTCGGTGACGGGGAAGGAGCGCAGTCCGCTGCTTCCGAACGTTCCCACAACGGCTGAGGACGGTGTTCCTGGCTTCGAATACATGGCGTGGTTCGCTCTCGTCGCGCCCGCCGGGACGCCGAAGCCAGCCATCGATCGTCTGATTGCTGAAGTGAAAGCCGCAGTCAACGAGCCCGGGATGAAGCGCTACCTGGCCGACCAAGGAATGTCGGCAGCCGTCGTTCCGCCGGAGCCTCTAAAGGTGGAAATTGCCAGCGAAGCGAGCAAGTGGAAATTGCTTGTCGAGAAGAAGAAGCTCTCGGCCAACTAG